A genomic window from Fusobacterium sp. JB019 includes:
- a CDS encoding cysteine desulfurase family protein: MKIYLDNNATTKLDDEVFESMVPYFKEEYGNAFSLHLFGRETGKAVRDARKKIADVLEVKPEEIIFTGSGTESDNIAIRGIARAYKNRGKHIILSSIEHPGVRNTCKDLEREGFEITEVDVDKNGVLKIEDLKNAIKEDTILITVMHANNESGAIQPIEEIAEIANKNRILFHVDAVQSMGKKEIKPKEIGIDTLAFTAHKFYGPKGVGGLYIRNGVRIGKVITGGGQEKKLRPGTTNTPLIVGMATALNKIYKNKEEEEKRISELRDYFESEVLKRIPQVIINSKEAERLAGTSSITFKYIEGESILLHLSLKGIAVSSGSACSSDELQASHVLLAMGVPVEFAHGTIRFSIGKYNTKKEIDYTLDNLVEIIEKLRKMSPLWDENKN; the protein is encoded by the coding sequence ATGAAAATTTATTTAGATAACAATGCAACTACAAAATTAGATGATGAAGTTTTTGAAAGTATGGTTCCTTATTTTAAAGAAGAGTATGGGAATGCCTTTAGTCTTCATTTATTTGGGAGGGAAACTGGAAAGGCAGTACGTGATGCTAGGAAAAAAATAGCAGATGTTCTAGAGGTAAAACCAGAAGAAATAATTTTTACAGGGTCAGGTACTGAATCAGATAACATAGCAATAAGAGGGATAGCAAGAGCGTATAAAAATAGAGGTAAGCATATAATATTAAGTTCGATAGAACATCCAGGAGTAAGAAATACATGTAAAGATCTAGAGAGAGAAGGATTTGAAATAACTGAGGTAGATGTTGATAAAAATGGAGTTTTAAAGATAGAGGATTTAAAAAATGCTATAAAAGAGGATACTATTTTAATCACAGTTATGCATGCTAATAATGAAAGTGGAGCAATTCAACCTATAGAAGAGATAGCTGAAATAGCTAATAAAAATAGGATATTGTTTCATGTTGACGCTGTTCAAAGCATGGGAAAAAAAGAAATAAAGCCTAAAGAAATAGGTATAGACACATTAGCTTTTACAGCTCATAAATTTTATGGACCTAAAGGAGTCGGAGGATTATATATAAGAAATGGAGTTAGAATAGGAAAAGTTATTACAGGAGGAGGTCAGGAAAAGAAATTAAGACCAGGGACAACCAATACACCTCTTATCGTAGGAATGGCAACAGCTTTAAATAAAATATATAAAAATAAAGAAGAGGAAGAAAAAAGAATTTCAGAATTAAGAGATTATTTTGAAAGTGAAGTATTAAAAAGAATTCCTCAAGTAATTATAAATTCAAAAGAAGCAGAAAGATTAGCAGGGACCTCGAGCATAACTTTTAAATATATAGAAGGAGAATCAATTTTGCTTCATTTAAGTTTAAAAGGAATAGCTGTAAGTTCAGGATCAGCATGTTCATCAGATGAGTTACAAGCTTCTCATGTGTTGTTAGCTATGGGAGTTCCAGTAGAATTTGCTCATGGAACAATAAGATTTAGTATTGGAAAATATAACACAAAAAAAGAAATAGATTATACTTTGGATAATTTAGTTGAAATAATAGAAAAGTTAAGAAAAATGTCTCCTTTGTGGGATGAAAATAAAAATTAG
- the nth gene encoding endonuclease III codes for MLKEEKNKVEVILSVLEKKFGDPKCALNYTTPFELLIAVMLSAQCTDKRVNIVTDKMFKEVNTPEGFSILELEEIEVKIKSTGFYKNKSKNIKKTSKQILENYNGKVPKKMEDLLKLNGVGRKTANVVRGELWGLADGITVDTHVKRLSKMIGLTKEQSPDKIEKDLMKIVPKNKWIQFSHFLILQGRDKCIARRPKCSECEINTICETYKKAKNNS; via the coding sequence ATGCTGAAAGAAGAAAAGAATAAGGTTGAAGTTATTTTATCTGTTTTGGAAAAAAAATTTGGAGATCCTAAATGTGCATTAAATTATACAACTCCTTTTGAATTGTTGATTGCTGTTATGTTGTCAGCTCAGTGTACAGATAAAAGAGTTAATATTGTTACTGATAAAATGTTTAAAGAAGTAAATACTCCAGAAGGATTTTCTATATTAGAGTTAGAGGAAATAGAAGTTAAAATAAAAAGTACAGGATTTTATAAAAATAAATCAAAAAATATAAAGAAAACAAGTAAACAAATTTTAGAAAATTATAATGGAAAAGTTCCTAAAAAAATGGAAGATTTATTAAAATTAAATGGAGTTGGGAGAAAAACAGCAAATGTAGTTAGAGGAGAACTTTGGGGATTAGCTGATGGGATAACAGTAGACACTCATGTAAAAAGATTGAGTAAAATGATTGGCTTAACAAAAGAACAGTCTCCAGATAAGATTGAAAAAGATTTAATGAAGATAGTTCCTAAAAATAAATGGATACAATTTTCTCATTTTTTGATACTTCAGGGAAGAGATAAATGTATAGCGAGAAGACCTAAATGTTCAGAGTGTGAAATTAATACTATTTGCGAAACTTATAAAAAGGCAAAGAATAATTCTTGA
- a CDS encoding GNAT family N-acetyltransferase, which produces MIILRETIEDDIENIYLNVHDKYVKKYYKGNEKSQWKTHKKWYKFLIKSDYYELYTVLDDEQSFLGYVKFEIDGECAIINVYIIESIRGKRYSEKIIELSLNKIRKKRQDISIVLAYILEENLFSKKAFARLGFIFDCMEKYKGVEHMLFIKCLN; this is translated from the coding sequence TTGATTATTTTAAGAGAAACAATAGAAGATGATATTGAAAATATATACTTGAATGTACATGATAAATATGTGAAAAAATACTATAAAGGAAATGAGAAAAGTCAATGGAAAACTCATAAAAAATGGTATAAATTTCTTATAAAGTCAGATTATTATGAACTATATACAGTCTTAGATGACGAACAGTCTTTTTTGGGGTATGTTAAATTTGAAATCGATGGAGAATGTGCTATTATAAATGTTTATATAATAGAAAGTATTCGTGGGAAAAGGTATAGTGAAAAAATAATTGAGTTAAGTTTAAATAAAATAAGAAAGAAGAGACAAGATATTTCTATTGTTTTAGCTTATATATTGGAGGAAAATTTATTTTCAAAAAAAGCATTTGCTAGATTAGGTTTTATATTTGATTGTATGGAAAAATACAAGGGTGTAGAGCATATGCTTTTTATAAAATGTTTAAATTAA
- the tyrS gene encoding tyrosine--tRNA ligase — protein sequence MNNVYNVLKERGYLKQFTDEENIEKLLSEEKITFYIGFDPTADSLHVGHFIAMMFMAHMQKFGHRPIALIGGGTAMIGDPSGRTDMRQMMTKETIAHNVACIKKQMEKFIDFSDDKAILANNADWLLKLNYIDFIREIGSCFSVNRMLAAECFKSRMEAGLSFLEFNYMLMQGYDFYILNKKYNCKMELGGDDQWSNIIAGINLVRKKSQKTVYGMTCTLLTNSEGKKMGKTAKGALWLDPEKTTPYEFYQYWRNIDDADVEKCLSLLTFIPMDEVRKLSSLKDAEINKAKVVLAYEVTKMIHGEEEAQKAKAASEALFGKGNDMKDVPTIEMEKIKLGSSLLDILAEEKIIKTKSEGRRLIQQNAVSIDGLKVKDVHFLLEENIFDDGEILVKIGKKRFQKIILK from the coding sequence ATGAATAATGTATATAATGTTTTGAAAGAACGTGGATATTTGAAACAATTCACAGATGAAGAAAATATAGAGAAATTATTATCAGAAGAAAAGATTACGTTTTATATAGGATTTGATCCTACTGCGGATAGTTTACATGTGGGTCATTTTATAGCTATGATGTTTATGGCACATATGCAAAAATTTGGTCATAGACCAATTGCATTAATCGGTGGGGGAACTGCTATGATTGGTGATCCAAGTGGAAGAACTGATATGAGACAAATGATGACAAAAGAAACTATTGCTCATAACGTTGCTTGTATAAAAAAACAAATGGAAAAATTTATTGATTTTTCAGATGATAAAGCAATTTTGGCGAATAATGCAGACTGGTTATTAAAATTAAATTATATTGATTTTATAAGAGAAATAGGATCATGTTTTTCTGTAAATAGAATGTTAGCTGCAGAGTGTTTTAAGTCAAGAATGGAAGCAGGACTATCTTTTTTAGAATTTAATTATATGCTAATGCAAGGATATGATTTCTATATTTTAAATAAAAAGTATAACTGTAAAATGGAATTGGGTGGAGATGATCAGTGGTCAAATATAATTGCAGGAATAAATTTAGTTAGAAAAAAAAGTCAAAAAACAGTTTATGGAATGACTTGCACATTATTAACTAATAGCGAAGGCAAAAAAATGGGAAAAACAGCAAAAGGAGCTTTGTGGCTTGATCCTGAAAAGACAACACCGTATGAATTTTATCAATATTGGAGAAATATAGATGATGCTGATGTTGAAAAATGTTTATCATTATTAACATTTATACCTATGGATGAAGTTAGAAAATTATCTTCTTTAAAAGATGCAGAAATAAATAAAGCAAAAGTAGTTTTGGCTTATGAAGTTACAAAAATGATTCATGGTGAAGAAGAAGCTCAAAAAGCAAAAGCTGCTTCAGAAGCTTTATTTGGTAAAGGAAATGATATGAAAGATGTTCCGACTATAGAGATGGAAAAGATAAAGTTAGGTTCATCATTGTTAGATATACTGGCAGAAGAAAAAATAATAAAGACTAAAAGTGAAGGAAGAAGATTAATTCAACAAAATGCAGTTTCTATTGATGGATTAAAAGTAAAAGATGTTCATTTTTTATTAGAAGAAAATATTTTTGATGATGGTGAAATATTAGTTAAAATAGGAAAGAAGAGATTTCAGAAGATAATTTTAAAATAA
- the minD gene encoding septum site-determining protein MinD has product MGKVLVVTSGKGGVGKTTTSANIGAGLALKGKKVLLIDTDIGLRNLDVVMGLENRIVYDIVDLIEGRCKIKQALVKDKRNINLNLLPAAQTRDKTDVTPEQIKQLVEALREDFDYIIMDCPAGIEQGFKNAIVAADEAIIVTTPEMSAVRDADRIIGLLAAEEIDKITLIINRIKIEMVKQGNMLSVDDVLEVLRIKLLGVVPDDETIVISTNKGEPLVYKGKSLAAQSYKNIASRLLGENIEFLDLDLGKGFLRKLRNIFGS; this is encoded by the coding sequence ATGGGAAAAGTATTAGTGGTAACATCTGGTAAAGGTGGAGTAGGTAAAACTACAACATCAGCCAATATAGGAGCAGGATTGGCTCTTAAGGGCAAAAAGGTTTTGCTTATAGATACTGATATAGGCCTTAGAAATTTAGATGTTGTTATGGGTTTGGAGAACAGAATAGTTTATGATATAGTTGACCTAATAGAAGGACGTTGTAAAATAAAGCAAGCCTTAGTAAAAGACAAAAGAAATATTAATTTAAATTTATTACCTGCTGCTCAAACAAGAGATAAAACAGATGTTACTCCAGAGCAAATAAAGCAGTTGGTAGAGGCGCTTAGAGAAGATTTTGATTATATTATAATGGATTGTCCCGCAGGAATAGAACAAGGCTTTAAAAATGCGATTGTAGCAGCAGACGAGGCTATAATAGTTACAACTCCAGAAATGTCAGCAGTAAGAGATGCTGATAGAATAATTGGATTATTAGCTGCTGAAGAGATAGATAAAATAACTCTAATTATTAATAGAATAAAAATTGAGATGGTTAAGCAAGGTAACATGTTAAGTGTGGATGATGTTTTAGAAGTACTTAGAATAAAATTATTAGGAGTTGTTCCAGACGATGAGACTATAGTTATTTCTACAAATAAGGGAGAACCGTTAGTTTATAAAGGAAAATCTTTAGCTGCTCAGAGTTATAAAAATATAGCAAGTAGACTCTTAGGAGAAAACATAGAATTTTTAGACTTGGATTTAGGAAAAGGGTTTTTAAGAAAGTTAAGAAATATTTTTGGAAGCTAA